A genomic window from Streptomyces sp. 846.5 includes:
- a CDS encoding ATPase, T2SS/T4P/T4SS family, with the protein MTSRHAAPLNGNGSGAGPAGGSGNGSGFGAWSPTAVQHPVLPTPPPPAPVPPSPASAVPPTVSPFAATPAPDPQVARVLKRQVASELHEQLALLDDQRGAAADPATRRQRGRALIEDAVARWSDTYALTHGAPPTREEDRALAEAVYDLLFRAGRLQPYLDDPEIENILVNGCDDVWISRAHQPLRQVPPVADSDEELIELLQDLARRHGGGERSLSTSSPTLALRLEGGMRLQAMTGVTPRPYVAIRRHRIASATLGDMVAMGTIDSTLAAFLAAAIRARKNVMITGTQGVGKTSLLRAMAGEIPPDERVGTLESEYELWLHTLGHLRQVVPMEAREGNGERVDGRSAGELTIGELIPAALRMTLTRIIVGEVRSAEVVPMLRVMTNGEGGSMCTLHARTPHMVIDRIAELCLEYGSQMTDTLAYRLTANALDFVVHVTMVDETPIGGRRHRFVSHVLEVVGMGESGRPALNSIFGPRGTEERAVPQTPPACLDDLRRVGFDARLLDSPHGSWGRPLDLRITAGGAR; encoded by the coding sequence ATGACCTCCCGTCACGCAGCGCCGCTGAACGGCAACGGCTCGGGGGCCGGGCCCGCCGGCGGCAGTGGCAACGGCAGCGGCTTCGGCGCCTGGTCGCCGACCGCCGTCCAGCACCCGGTCCTGCCCACGCCGCCTCCGCCCGCGCCGGTACCGCCGTCCCCCGCCTCGGCGGTCCCGCCCACCGTCTCCCCGTTCGCGGCGACCCCCGCCCCCGACCCGCAGGTCGCCCGCGTCCTCAAGCGCCAGGTCGCCTCCGAACTGCACGAACAGCTCGCCCTGCTCGACGACCAGCGCGGCGCCGCCGCCGATCCGGCCACCAGGCGCCAGCGCGGTCGCGCGCTGATCGAGGACGCCGTCGCCCGCTGGTCCGACACCTACGCCCTCACCCACGGCGCACCGCCGACCCGCGAGGAGGACCGCGCCCTCGCCGAGGCGGTCTACGACCTGCTGTTCCGGGCGGGCAGGCTGCAGCCCTACCTGGACGACCCGGAGATCGAGAACATCCTGGTCAACGGCTGCGACGACGTCTGGATCTCGCGGGCCCACCAGCCGCTGCGGCAGGTGCCGCCGGTCGCCGACAGCGACGAGGAACTCATCGAGCTGCTCCAGGACCTGGCCCGCCGTCACGGCGGCGGCGAACGCAGCCTCTCCACGTCCAGCCCCACCCTGGCCCTGCGGTTGGAAGGGGGCATGCGGCTGCAGGCCATGACCGGGGTCACCCCGCGCCCCTATGTCGCGATCCGGCGCCACCGCATCGCCAGCGCCACCCTCGGCGACATGGTCGCCATGGGCACCATCGACAGCACCCTCGCCGCCTTCCTCGCCGCCGCGATCCGGGCCCGCAAGAACGTGATGATCACCGGCACCCAGGGCGTCGGCAAGACCAGCCTGCTGCGCGCCATGGCCGGCGAGATCCCCCCGGACGAGCGGGTCGGCACCCTGGAGTCCGAGTACGAGCTGTGGCTGCACACCCTGGGCCACCTGCGCCAGGTCGTCCCGATGGAGGCCCGCGAGGGCAACGGCGAACGCGTCGACGGCCGCTCCGCGGGGGAGCTGACGATCGGTGAGCTGATCCCCGCGGCCCTGCGGATGACGCTCACCCGCATCATCGTCGGCGAGGTCCGCTCCGCCGAGGTCGTCCCCATGCTCCGGGTGATGACCAACGGCGAGGGCGGCTCGATGTGCACCCTGCACGCCCGCACCCCGCACATGGTCATCGACCGCATCGCCGAACTCTGCCTGGAGTACGGCTCGCAGATGACCGACACCCTCGCCTACCGGCTCACCGCCAACGCCCTGGACTTTGTCGTCCACGTCACCATGGTCGACGAGACGCCCATCGGCGGCCGGCGCCACCGCTTCGTCTCGCACGTCCTGGAGGTCGTCGGCATGGGGGAGAGCGGCCGTCCGGCCCTCAACAGCATCTTCGGCCCGAGAGGAACGGAGGAACGGGCCGTCCCACAGACCCCGCCGGCCTGCCTGGACGACCTGCGCCGGGTCGGCTTCGACGCCCGGCTGCTGGACTCCCCGCACGGGTCCTGGGGCCGTCCGCTGGACCTGCGGATCACGGCCGGAGGTGCGCGGTGA
- a CDS encoding SDR family NAD(P)-dependent oxidoreductase, with protein sequence MSAGPDGGTTLTEVPGEDVQVRENPVEDVPGIDPERLKLALAVLAELDRLPIDHPDAITVRLATAGLYRTVKHRRRQERRAAKTANDRAVTEATATGAADRIDDETQGLQLTSGTSGPIAGVLDRPRSCYICKTRYVEVDAFYHQLCQPCAHENRARREARTDLSGKRALLTGGRAKIGMYIALRLLRDGAHTTITTRFPNDAIRRFTAMPDSAEWLHRLRIVGIDLRDPSQVIALADSVAEQGPLDILINNAAQTVRRSAQAYAELITAEDAPLPAGELPEAVVLGRFDLSRQPALPSQSRGERGALSAQALTALALTSGSAAPALVEAGTAIDAGGLVPDLDPVNSWSQKIDEVDPIELLEVQLCNVTAPFILVSRLRPAMAGSAAPRKYVVNVSAMEGQFSRGYKGPGHPHTNMAKAALNMLTRTSAQEMLDQDGILMTAVDTGWITDERPHPDKMRLADEGFHAPLDLVDGAARVYDPIVRGEQGEDLFGVFLKDYAPSPW encoded by the coding sequence ATGAGCGCAGGACCCGACGGCGGCACGACCCTCACCGAGGTCCCTGGCGAGGATGTCCAGGTCAGGGAGAACCCGGTCGAGGATGTCCCCGGCATCGATCCGGAGCGGCTGAAGCTGGCCCTAGCGGTCCTGGCCGAGCTCGACCGGCTGCCGATCGACCACCCCGACGCGATCACCGTCCGGCTGGCCACCGCCGGGCTGTACCGGACGGTCAAGCACCGCCGCCGCCAGGAGCGCCGGGCCGCCAAGACGGCCAACGACCGGGCCGTGACCGAGGCCACCGCGACCGGCGCCGCCGACAGGATCGACGACGAGACCCAGGGCCTGCAGCTCACCAGCGGGACCAGCGGTCCGATCGCGGGCGTGCTGGATCGGCCGCGATCCTGCTACATCTGCAAGACCCGCTATGTCGAGGTCGACGCCTTCTACCACCAGCTGTGCCAGCCCTGCGCCCACGAGAACCGGGCCCGCCGGGAGGCCCGCACCGATCTCAGCGGCAAGCGTGCGCTGCTCACCGGTGGCCGGGCCAAGATCGGCATGTACATCGCGCTGCGGCTGCTGCGCGACGGCGCCCACACCACGATCACCACCCGCTTCCCCAATGACGCGATCCGCCGGTTCACGGCCATGCCGGACAGCGCCGAGTGGCTGCACCGGCTGCGCATCGTCGGCATCGACCTGCGCGACCCCTCGCAGGTCATCGCGCTGGCGGACTCGGTGGCCGAGCAGGGCCCGCTGGACATCCTGATCAACAACGCCGCGCAGACGGTACGCCGGTCCGCGCAGGCCTACGCCGAGCTGATCACCGCCGAGGACGCGCCGCTGCCCGCCGGGGAGCTGCCGGAGGCGGTCGTGCTGGGGCGCTTCGACCTCAGCCGCCAGCCCGCCCTGCCCAGCCAGTCGCGCGGCGAGCGGGGCGCGCTGAGCGCCCAGGCGCTCACGGCGCTCGCGCTGACCAGCGGCTCGGCCGCGCCCGCGCTGGTCGAGGCGGGGACGGCGATCGACGCAGGCGGGCTGGTCCCGGACCTGGACCCGGTGAACAGCTGGAGCCAGAAGATCGACGAGGTCGACCCTATCGAGCTGCTCGAAGTGCAGCTCTGCAATGTCACCGCGCCGTTCATCCTGGTCAGCAGGTTGCGCCCGGCGATGGCCGGCTCGGCCGCGCCACGCAAGTACGTGGTGAACGTGTCCGCGATGGAGGGCCAGTTCAGCCGCGGCTACAAGGGCCCGGGCCACCCGCACACCAACATGGCCAAGGCCGCGCTGAACATGCTGACCCGCACCAGCGCCCAGGAGATGCTGGACCAGGACGGCATCCTGATGACCGCCGTGGACACCGGCTGGATCACCGACGAGCGCCCGCACCCGGACAAGATGCGCCTCGCCGACGAGGGCTTCCACGCTCCGCTGGACCTGGTGGACGGCGCGGCGCGGGTGTACGACCCGATCGTGCGCGGCGAGCAGGGCGAGGACCTGTTCGGGGTGTTCCTGAAGGACTACGCGCCGTCGCCGTGGTGA
- a CDS encoding TadE/TadG family type IV pilus assembly protein → MDLEQPQDQGSIAIEAAILVPAILLFLLLVIAAGRVETAKGVVDAAARDAARSASLARTQNAAAQAAGDSAATTLNQEGVACRGRQSVQVAFAPATQNQAGSVQVTVSCVVALGDLAVPGLPGSTTMTSSFTSVIDLYRAS, encoded by the coding sequence GTGGACCTTGAACAGCCCCAGGACCAGGGCAGCATCGCGATCGAGGCCGCCATCCTCGTCCCGGCGATCCTCCTGTTCCTGCTGCTCGTCATCGCCGCCGGCCGGGTGGAGACCGCAAAGGGGGTGGTCGACGCGGCAGCGCGGGACGCCGCCCGCAGCGCCTCGTTGGCCCGTACCCAGAACGCCGCCGCGCAGGCCGCCGGGGACTCGGCAGCGACGACGCTCAATCAGGAAGGGGTCGCCTGCCGTGGCCGGCAGTCGGTCCAGGTCGCCTTCGCGCCGGCCACGCAGAACCAGGCGGGCTCGGTGCAGGTCACGGTGAGCTGTGTCGTCGCGCTGGGCGACCTAGCCGTCCCCGGCCTGCCCGGAAGCACGACCATGACCAGCAGTTTCACCTCCGTCATCGACCTCTACCGGGCCTCATGA
- a CDS encoding pilus assembly protein TadG-related protein — MSMPIPPPEASDRGALSIFVAICATALLMLSGLIIDGGGRLRAIERADAVAEEAARAGGQQIDRAALLQNKGIRLDPQAAQNAANAYLGASNVTGTSVATDQTITVSVAMPYHTTMLGLFGIGDITVNGHGSARLVPGVTSPDTVPSTGP, encoded by the coding sequence ATGAGCATGCCGATCCCGCCTCCCGAAGCGTCCGACCGCGGTGCCCTGTCCATCTTCGTGGCGATCTGCGCGACGGCTCTGCTGATGCTGTCGGGCCTGATCATCGACGGCGGTGGACGGCTGCGCGCCATCGAGCGCGCGGACGCCGTCGCGGAGGAGGCGGCCAGGGCCGGCGGCCAGCAGATCGACCGGGCCGCGCTGCTGCAGAACAAGGGAATCCGCCTGGATCCGCAGGCGGCCCAGAACGCGGCCAACGCCTACCTGGGCGCCAGCAACGTCACCGGCACCTCGGTGGCGACCGACCAGACCATCACCGTCAGCGTGGCCATGCCGTACCACACCACCATGCTCGGCCTGTTCGGCATCGGCGACATCACCGTCAACGGACACGGCAGCGCCCGCCTTGTCCCCGGGGTCACCAGCCCCGACACAGTTCCCAGCACCGGTCCCTGA
- a CDS encoding SAF domain-containing protein — translation MDTPTGPLTATRPPLATGAPAPHRIGGARRRRPAVLALAVALIAAGGLGGAALYTATGKRVAVIALARNVPAGQAITSADLTEAHIPLDPALKPLSVNSKVVGLRATADLKAGTLLTSGDLTNAPLVQSGQQVVGVATKHTQLPAVKLQPGTRIVLVATPSAAGNSSSGNGSSSANTLSALTATVVDIGTPDTDGTVVVDLAVPSGQGAAVADLAASGKFALLLAAQGSG, via the coding sequence GTGGATACCCCGACCGGGCCGCTCACGGCCACCCGCCCACCGCTCGCCACGGGCGCCCCCGCCCCCCACCGGATCGGCGGAGCCCGTCGCCGGCGCCCGGCCGTGCTCGCGCTCGCGGTCGCGCTGATCGCCGCCGGCGGCCTCGGCGGCGCCGCGCTCTACACGGCGACCGGCAAACGCGTCGCCGTCATCGCGCTGGCCCGCAACGTCCCGGCCGGACAGGCGATCACCAGCGCCGATCTGACGGAGGCCCACATCCCGCTGGACCCCGCGCTCAAGCCCCTCTCCGTCAACAGCAAGGTCGTCGGGCTGCGCGCGACCGCCGACCTCAAGGCCGGCACCCTGCTCACCAGCGGCGACCTCACCAACGCACCGCTGGTGCAGTCCGGCCAGCAGGTGGTGGGCGTCGCCACCAAGCACACCCAGCTGCCAGCCGTGAAACTGCAGCCCGGCACCAGGATCGTGCTGGTGGCCACCCCGTCCGCGGCCGGCAACTCCTCGTCGGGCAACGGCTCGTCCTCCGCGAACACCCTGAGCGCGCTGACCGCGACGGTGGTCGACATCGGGACGCCGGACACCGACGGCACCGTCGTCGTGGACCTCGCCGTTCCCTCCGGCCAGGGCGCGGCCGTCGCCGACCTCGCGGCGAGCGGGAAGTTCGCGCTGTTGCTGGCAGCCCAGGGGAGCGGCTGA
- a CDS encoding pyridoxamine 5'-phosphate oxidase family protein: MDPIDLPPTSHTTLSADECLRLLARGSLGSLGRIVYTRHALPVVLPVRFGLDFSGALTVTTPDGSGLAADLDGIVVAFQVDTSGREPDAASVSVMVHGTARATKDGTGLRLVPELISGLRLETGSADK, from the coding sequence ATGGACCCGATCGACCTTCCCCCGACCTCGCACACGACGCTCAGCGCCGACGAATGCCTGCGCCTGCTCGCCCGCGGCTCGCTCGGCTCGCTGGGCCGGATCGTCTACACCCGCCATGCGCTGCCGGTGGTGCTGCCGGTCCGCTTCGGCCTGGACTTCTCCGGCGCGCTGACCGTCACCACCCCCGACGGCAGCGGCCTGGCCGCCGACCTGGACGGGATCGTCGTCGCCTTCCAGGTGGACACCTCGGGCCGGGAGCCCGACGCGGCGAGCGTCTCGGTGATGGTGCACGGCACCGCCCGGGCGACCAAGGACGGCACCGGGCTGCGGCTGGTGCCCGAGCTGATCAGCGGCCTGCGGCTGGAGACGGGGTCGGCGGACAAGTGA
- a CDS encoding MaoC family dehydratase produces MAAFASLAEFTAAVGTELGSSEWLTIDQERINLFAEATGDHQWIHVDPERAAEGPFGTTIAHGYLTLSLIPVLVKECYRIEGGIRMAVNYGSDKVRFPAPVPVGSTIRATAELVSVTEVTDGVQAVVRVTISGKDGGKPHCVADTITRFYA; encoded by the coding sequence ATGGCGGCTTTCGCATCGCTCGCCGAGTTCACCGCGGCCGTGGGCACCGAGCTGGGCAGCAGCGAGTGGCTCACCATCGACCAGGAGCGGATCAACCTCTTCGCCGAGGCCACCGGGGACCACCAGTGGATCCATGTGGACCCCGAGCGCGCCGCCGAGGGCCCGTTCGGGACCACCATCGCGCACGGCTATCTGACGCTGTCGCTGATCCCGGTGCTGGTCAAGGAGTGCTACCGCATCGAGGGCGGCATCCGGATGGCCGTCAACTACGGCTCGGACAAGGTCCGCTTCCCGGCCCCGGTGCCGGTCGGCTCCACCATCCGGGCGACCGCCGAACTGGTGTCCGTCACCGAGGTGACCGACGGGGTCCAGGCCGTGGTGCGGGTGACCATCAGCGGCAAGGACGGCGGCAAGCCGCACTGCGTCGCCGACACCATCACCCGCTTCTACGCCTGA
- a CDS encoding type II secretion system F family protein produces MTLLYMLCGAAVVAGLIALVWFLRGSEPRPEQYRPGPSRSERLADDLARRRIQVGIAVAAGAGAWLYTGVPLTALLLPALVFLVPWLLASTRSHTGRIEQLEALAEWTQRIADVLLLGVGLEQAIVTSRRTAPAALERQITDLVGRLQSRWTPEDALRAFADDLNDSTADKVLAALLLRAADRGPGLAGALADLAESVREEVRQRRAIEADRAKHRATVRWMVMIILGVIAVGSLNHAYTAPYRTPLGQLVLVLIAMAFFAVIWWMRTLASHKPTPRFLEPDRRSSTGRAPTISLPEAELPADLAPSEVP; encoded by the coding sequence GTGACGCTGCTCTACATGCTCTGCGGCGCCGCCGTGGTGGCCGGGCTGATCGCGCTGGTCTGGTTCCTGCGCGGGAGCGAGCCCAGGCCGGAGCAGTACCGGCCGGGACCGAGCCGCTCCGAACGGCTGGCCGACGACCTGGCCCGGCGGCGGATCCAGGTCGGCATCGCGGTGGCGGCCGGCGCCGGGGCCTGGCTCTACACCGGCGTCCCGCTGACGGCGCTGCTGCTGCCCGCGCTGGTCTTCCTGGTCCCCTGGCTGCTCGCCTCCACCCGCTCCCACACCGGCCGCATCGAGCAGTTGGAGGCCCTGGCCGAATGGACCCAGCGGATCGCCGACGTGCTGCTGCTCGGCGTCGGCCTGGAACAGGCCATCGTCACCAGCCGCCGCACCGCACCCGCCGCGCTGGAACGCCAGATCACCGACCTGGTCGGACGGCTCCAGTCCCGCTGGACCCCGGAGGACGCGCTGCGCGCCTTCGCCGACGACCTCAACGACTCCACCGCCGACAAGGTCCTGGCGGCCCTGCTGCTGCGCGCCGCCGACCGGGGACCCGGTCTGGCCGGCGCGCTCGCCGACCTCGCCGAGTCGGTCCGCGAGGAGGTGCGGCAGCGCCGTGCCATCGAGGCGGACCGGGCCAAGCACCGGGCCACGGTGCGCTGGATGGTGATGATCATCCTGGGCGTGATCGCCGTCGGCTCGCTGAACCACGCCTACACCGCGCCCTACCGGACCCCGCTCGGGCAGCTGGTGCTGGTGCTGATCGCGATGGCGTTCTTCGCCGTGATCTGGTGGATGCGCACCCTCGCCAGCCACAAGCCCACCCCGCGCTTCCTGGAGCCGGACCGGCGCAGCAGCACCGGCCGCGCGCCCACCATCTCGTTGCCGGAGGCCGAACTGCCTGCCGACCTGGCCCCGAGCGAGGTGCCCTGA
- a CDS encoding LysM peptidoglycan-binding domain-containing protein yields the protein MLRLLLRGIVALVALVALALLLVGLPGVLALGTLAVTRQGDPTRSGIVDLLTQPDQGNLFLWALVVIGWLAWLCFALSVVVEIPAQLRGRSARRIVALGWSQRMAGTLVGAVLALLPTAGAALAATPASVTTTVGVHAPVAVTADQIAHAGSSGAVAAATETAKPKPPTYTVRNERPADSLWSIAESHLGSGARWHEIARLNQGRTMDAAGRRFDADRPIQPGWVLLMPADAVSAVSAPKSGASASAGAGAGAGAGAGAGAGSETKVEVAAGDSLSAIAQRELGNADEWPALFAANKGVTAPDGDRLENPDLIEPGMVLTVPSTGTTPPTTTAPVTTPPTATTPPTKTAAPTPTPTPPPTATPTHSAPTSPSHTAAAPVSPPAEHGSTPTHGSGLSESEILSGTAVLAAALIAAVALRRRNRVVRPAPRPSGRSTARPRPGPDPVPLPPALLAPLPGTSTPTPDPDLSPVPSPLPELAAAAPIAGLAEPSAFESALTARQDVSGLDLLDRALRSLAATAVAEGRRLPALLAARITPAHTVELYLSAPAVPLAPFQAAHASTVWWSTPDAEGLLPPAEADAVPAPYPGLVSFGTAEDGSVVLVDLEAVRLVHLSGSPGDIADVLRTLALELAFTPLADRVNIHMVGVADELEAAAEGRLHMHATLEDAVAAVVARDLAVRQSLVKAGAATPREARGRGIVSEAWAPDIVLCPTAPSGSIPEALGRLLDASPRGSVAVVTAAPPPGAGPMARWTLPARGRAELPGLGLGVELQRLTDHQYAQWIALLRETDPDAVGPDAVGPGLDSWFRPQDTSLSEAEAAPEVQPQPAPMFPPPGQGRFPEPGAELAPPLDPWAVRGRSAYPSAVPAGYDPESDDSPEAVEAAHELILRRLRAGDHQGAEAAAFAGLEPAPDTELLHRDLLCVYADAGAVEQLNKAVTRLERLPKRTGRPLEPETNALIAELRGTG from the coding sequence ATGCTCCGTCTCCTGCTGCGAGGCATTGTCGCTCTCGTCGCTCTCGTCGCCCTCGCCCTGCTGCTCGTCGGCCTGCCCGGGGTCCTCGCCCTCGGCACCCTGGCGGTCACCCGCCAGGGCGATCCGACCCGTTCCGGCATCGTCGACCTGCTGACCCAACCCGACCAGGGCAACCTCTTCCTCTGGGCACTGGTCGTCATCGGCTGGCTGGCCTGGCTGTGCTTCGCCCTCTCGGTCGTGGTCGAGATCCCGGCCCAGCTGCGCGGCCGCAGCGCCCGGCGGATCGTGGCGCTCGGCTGGAGCCAGCGGATGGCGGGCACCCTGGTGGGCGCGGTGCTGGCACTGCTCCCCACGGCCGGGGCCGCGCTGGCGGCGACCCCCGCCTCGGTCACCACCACGGTGGGCGTGCACGCCCCGGTCGCGGTGACGGCGGATCAGATCGCGCATGCCGGTAGCAGCGGCGCGGTTGCGGCGGCGACCGAGACGGCCAAGCCCAAGCCGCCCACCTACACAGTGCGTAACGAGCGCCCGGCCGACAGCCTCTGGAGCATCGCCGAGAGCCACCTCGGCTCGGGGGCGCGCTGGCACGAGATCGCCCGGCTCAACCAGGGCCGCACCATGGACGCGGCCGGACGCCGCTTCGACGCGGACCGGCCGATCCAGCCGGGCTGGGTGCTGCTGATGCCGGCCGACGCGGTGTCGGCGGTCTCGGCGCCGAAGTCCGGTGCCAGTGCCAGTGCCGGTGCCGGTGCCGGTGCCGGTGCCGGTGCCGGTGCCGGTGCCGGTTCCGAGACCAAGGTTGAGGTCGCGGCCGGGGACTCGCTCTCCGCCATCGCGCAACGCGAACTCGGCAACGCCGACGAGTGGCCGGCGCTGTTCGCCGCCAACAAGGGCGTCACCGCGCCGGACGGCGATCGCCTGGAGAACCCGGACCTGATCGAGCCGGGCATGGTACTGACGGTCCCGTCCACCGGAACGACCCCGCCGACCACCACGGCGCCCGTGACGACCCCGCCCACTGCCACTACACCCCCGACGAAGACAGCCGCGCCGACCCCGACCCCGACTCCGCCCCCGACCGCTACTCCCACTCATTCCGCCCCCACCTCTCCGAGCCACACCGCCGCGGCACCCGTCTCCCCGCCTGCCGAGCACGGGTCCACGCCCACGCACGGCTCCGGCCTGTCCGAGAGTGAAATCCTCAGCGGAACCGCGGTGCTCGCCGCTGCCCTGATCGCCGCGGTCGCCCTGCGTCGGCGCAACCGCGTCGTGCGCCCCGCGCCCCGTCCCAGCGGCCGCTCCACCGCCCGCCCGCGCCCCGGACCCGACCCCGTACCGCTTCCGCCCGCGCTGCTGGCCCCGCTCCCCGGCACGTCCACTCCCACCCCCGACCCCGACCTCAGCCCCGTCCCGTCCCCCCTCCCCGAACTCGCCGCCGCAGCCCCGATCGCCGGACTCGCGGAGCCCTCCGCCTTCGAGTCCGCGCTGACCGCACGTCAGGACGTATCCGGGCTCGACCTGCTCGACCGCGCGCTGCGCAGTCTCGCCGCCACCGCGGTCGCCGAGGGCCGACGCCTCCCGGCTCTGCTCGCGGCCCGGATCACCCCGGCCCACACGGTCGAGCTCTACCTCTCCGCCCCGGCGGTGCCGTTGGCACCGTTCCAGGCGGCCCACGCCTCCACGGTCTGGTGGAGCACCCCGGACGCCGAGGGCCTGCTGCCGCCCGCCGAGGCGGACGCCGTTCCCGCGCCCTACCCGGGCCTGGTCAGCTTCGGCACGGCGGAGGACGGCAGCGTCGTCCTGGTCGACCTGGAGGCGGTGCGCCTGGTGCACCTCTCCGGGTCGCCCGGAGACATCGCGGACGTGCTGCGCACCCTCGCCCTGGAACTCGCCTTCACGCCGCTCGCCGACCGGGTCAACATCCACATGGTCGGCGTCGCCGACGAGCTGGAGGCGGCCGCCGAGGGGCGGTTGCACATGCACGCCACCCTGGAGGACGCGGTGGCGGCGGTGGTCGCCCGGGACCTGGCCGTACGTCAGTCCCTGGTGAAGGCAGGAGCGGCCACGCCCAGGGAGGCCCGGGGCCGGGGGATCGTCAGCGAGGCCTGGGCCCCCGACATCGTGCTCTGCCCGACCGCGCCGAGCGGCAGCATCCCCGAGGCACTGGGCAGGCTGCTGGACGCCAGTCCGCGCGGCAGCGTCGCCGTGGTCACCGCCGCACCCCCGCCGGGCGCCGGGCCGATGGCCCGCTGGACGCTCCCCGCACGCGGCCGTGCCGAGCTGCCTGGGCTCGGACTGGGGGTCGAACTGCAGCGGCTGACGGACCACCAGTACGCGCAGTGGATCGCGCTGCTCCGGGAGACGGACCCCGACGCGGTCGGCCCGGACGCGGTCGGCCCGGGCCTCGACTCCTGGTTCAGGCCGCAGGACACGTCCCTCTCCGAGGCGGAGGCTGCGCCCGAGGTCCAGCCCCAGCCCGCCCCGATGTTCCCCCCGCCGGGTCAGGGCCGCTTCCCCGAACCGGGAGCGGAACTGGCGCCGCCGCTCGACCCCTGGGCCGTCCGGGGCCGCTCCGCCTACCCCAGCGCCGTCCCCGCCGGCTACGACCCGGAGTCCGACGACTCCCCGGAGGCGGTCGAGGCCGCCCATGAGCTGATCCTCCGTCGGCTCCGGGCGGGCGACCACCAGGGCGCCGAGGCGGCCGCGTTCGCCGGGCTCGAACCCGCCCCGGACACCGAACTGCTCCACCGCGACCTGCTCTGCGTCTATGCCGACGCCGGCGCCGTCGAGCAGCTCAACAAGGCCGTGACCCGCCTCGAACGCCTCCCCAAGCGGACCGGACGGCCGCTGGAACCGGAGACCAACGCCCTGATCGCCGAACTCCGGGGCACCGGCTGA
- a CDS encoding TadE family protein: protein MSRRDKDAGTMSISLALVFPAVMALVLLTVQGGLWWYDRQIALTAAREGSEAQRLFQADPAAGDTQANSFLDRVGGGLTGRRVSVTASNTTVTATVSVQAQSLLPFVPGITITQTITAPVERFVPATTP from the coding sequence GTGTCCCGCAGAGACAAGGACGCCGGAACCATGTCCATCAGCCTCGCTCTGGTCTTCCCGGCCGTCATGGCCTTGGTCCTGCTCACGGTCCAGGGCGGCCTCTGGTGGTACGACCGTCAGATCGCACTGACCGCCGCCCGTGAGGGCAGCGAGGCGCAGCGGCTCTTCCAGGCCGACCCGGCGGCGGGGGATACCCAGGCGAACAGCTTCCTGGACCGGGTGGGGGGCGGGCTGACGGGTCGCCGGGTCAGCGTGACGGCCTCCAACACCACGGTCACCGCCACGGTGAGCGTGCAGGCCCAGTCGCTGCTGCCGTTCGTGCCCGGGATCACCATCACCCAGACGATCACCGCTCCGGTCGAGCGCTTCGTACCGGCCACGACACCGTGA